In Halomarina salina, one DNA window encodes the following:
- a CDS encoding metal-dependent hydrolase, protein MVDVLGHLGMALVWLSPCWLFIDDQRTAVTFLAVGFWFGMLPDVDLVLSNIDALGIHHHGVVHTILFVTLAAVTVGPLLGLAMRRVFGGTKWFSRRAAARAVPLGVIIVFVTGLAHLFADTLSAPDKSTRLELLWPLVEGPIVYTDVLYYKSFWATIALFAAGLAFNAAFWYLTFGRSGSRAVGDATR, encoded by the coding sequence ATGGTCGACGTACTCGGTCACCTCGGAATGGCGCTGGTCTGGTTGTCGCCGTGCTGGTTGTTCATCGACGACCAGCGGACGGCAGTCACGTTCCTCGCGGTCGGGTTCTGGTTCGGGATGCTCCCGGACGTGGACCTCGTCCTCTCGAACATCGACGCGCTCGGAATCCACCACCACGGAGTCGTCCACACGATCCTCTTCGTTACGCTCGCTGCAGTGACGGTGGGACCGCTGCTCGGTCTCGCGATGCGACGGGTGTTCGGCGGGACGAAGTGGTTCTCCCGTCGGGCGGCGGCACGCGCCGTCCCACTCGGCGTCATTATCGTCTTCGTGACGGGACTCGCACACCTCTTCGCCGACACCCTCTCGGCACCCGATAAGTCGACACGCCTCGAACTGCTCTGGCCGCTGGTCGAGGGACCGATCGTCTACACGGACGTCCTCTACTACAAGTCGTTCTGGGCGACCATCGCGCTGTTCGCCGCGGGCCTGGCGTTCAACGCCGCGTTCTGGTACCTGACCTTCGGTCGGTCGGGGTCACGGGCGGTGGGCGACGCGACTCGGTGA